The Dreissena polymorpha isolate Duluth1 chromosome 10, UMN_Dpol_1.0, whole genome shotgun sequence genome includes a region encoding these proteins:
- the LOC127847935 gene encoding uncharacterized protein LOC127847935, whose translation MDPINIESLDAGEWVDDKVINAYLGLIKAEVNLTSNHLFVLPSYTAVLWENGTLNHWMFEKEHFSNYKLLLMPINSHGNHWILLVAKPKEKTVSILDSLHHQNFKWLNLWGQFFDLRNKAANVKEQLGPWTYSPMQSNKQKDSNSCGVFTLMVCSCISKYNAEAIALGVPREIMRQVHCQEYRNYLRERILQHSKEADDTMCDMPNCSVSSGTQRWVQCSVCGRWYHLKCCGLPVRAALEEQYEHVCMGCTAKFS comes from the exons ATGGATCCAATCAACATTGAATCATTAGATGCTGGAGAATGGGTAGATGACAAG GTCATCAATGCCTACCTTGGCCTTATAAAGGCAGAAGTGAATCTCACCAGTAACCATTTGTTTGTCCTGCCCTCGTATACAGCAGTATTGTGGGAAAATGGGACCCTGAACCACTGGATGTTTGAAAAG GAACACTTCTCCAACTACAAGCTTCTGCTGATGCCTATCAACAGCCATGGCAATCACTGGATCCTTCTTGTGGCAAAACCCAAGGAAAAGACAGTGTCAATCTTAGATTCATTACACCACCAAAACTTTAAGTGGCTGAATCTCTGGGG CCAATTCTTTGATCTAAGAAACAAAGCTGCCAATGTTAAGGAGCAACTTGGTCCTTGGACATACAGTCCCATGCAGAGTAACAAGCAAAAGGACAGCAACTCTTGCGGAGTATTCACATTAATGGTATGTTCATGCATATCAAAATAT AATGCTGAAGCCATTGCTCTTGGGGTTCCCCGTGAAATAATGCGGCAGGTTCACTGTCAAGAATACAGGAATTATCTCAGGGAACGGATTCTGCAACACAGCAAAGAAGCAGACGACACTATGTGTGATATGCCCAATTGCAGCGTTTCATCAGGAACACAGCGATGGGTACAATGTTCTGTGTGTGGCAGGTGGTACCACCTGAAGTGCTGTGGTCTGCCAGTAAGGGCAGCCCTTGAAGAGCAATATGAACATGTATGTATGGGTTGCACAGCAAAGTTCTCATAG